In Pyxidicoccus xibeiensis, the genomic stretch AAATCAGTTGCTCTACCGACTGAGCTACACCGGCACTCATCGGCTACTGCCACCGCCGCCCTGCCCGACTTCAGCGGAACCGTCGACCACCCGGCACCGCCCTGAGAGGGGCGCCCTTTTAAAAGTCCCCACCGCCCAAGTCAAGGACATTGATCCCTTTGGACGGCGGCTACCGGACAGCGGCGTTCCCCCGCTGGCGGGCGACCTCGTATAGCAGAATGCCCGCCGAAACGGACGCATTCAGTGAACCGACCTGACCAGTCATCGGAATCCTGAGTCGGAAGTCGCAGTGCTTCAGGACGCCTTCCCGGACGCCTGCTCCCTCGGCGCCCACCACCAGGGCCAGGGGGCCGTCCAGCCGGGCGCTCCACATGGGCTCGGTGGCCTCCACGTCCGCCGCGGCCACCCACAGGCCGGCCTCCTTCAGCTCTTCCAGCGCGCGGGACACGTTCACCACGCGGGCGATGAGGCAGTGCTCCACCGCGCCGGCGGAGGCCTTGGCCACGGTGCCCGTCACCTGCACCGCCCGGTCCTTGGCAATCACGACGCCGTGCGCGCCCAGCGCGTTGGCCGAGCGGATGATGGCGCCCAGGTTGTGCGGGTCCTGGATGCCGTCCAGCACCACCACCAGCGGAGGCTGGCCGCTGGCCTTGGCGGCCTCCAGCACGTCCTCCAGCTCGGCGTACTTGTAGCCGCGCAGCTCCACCACCACGCCCTGGTGCACGCCGCCCTCGGCCAGCGAGGCCAGCCGCTCGCGCGTCACCTTCTCCACCCGGATGCCGGCATCGCGCGCCCGGCTGAGCAGCTCGCCGGCCGCCCGGGCCCCGAGCTGGCCTTCCACCAGGAACAGCCGCTCCACCTCGTCCGGCTTGGCCCGCAGGGCCTCGAGAGCGGGATTCACGCCGTACACGAAGCGCTGGTGCGACTCTCCGCCGCCCCGCTCCCGGCGCTCCCCTTCTCCCCGGCGCTCGCCACCCTCCCGACGTTCGCCACCTTCCCGCCGCTCACCGCGCTCGGCACCGCCCCGCTCGCCGCGGGCCCTGGGGGGACGCTCTCTCGTAGCCACCTAGAGGACCTCGACGGGAAGGGAGACCGTCTTCTGCTGACGGGCGCAGATCTTCTCCGTGCAGATGAAGAACACGAGCTTCGCGTCCACCGTGCCCTTGCCCGCGGCGGAGGCCGTGAGGGGGATCTCGAAGCGCGGGTCGACGAACTCCTGGCCCGCGGCCTTCTTCGCCACCGAGTCCTCGCGGCCCAGCTTCTCCTTCGCGGGAGCCACCTGGGTGCCCTTCACCTCGAGCTTCAGCGGGGCCTCTTCGGAGACGTGGGCCCCGGGCTTGGACTTGATGGAGAGGACGAAGACGCCCTTCTCCCCCGCCTTCACCTGCGTGGAGGTGCCCTCGGTGGACACCTCGTAGAGGGTGGTGGGGTCCACGTCGTCGGCGAACGCGGGGGCCGCCCAGGCAAGGGCCGCCAGCAGCGCGGCGACAGGGGTGAAGCGGTGGGTGCGCGTCATAAAGTCGTCTCCTCGAATCGGGTGCTGCGTATCACGCCCCGTGACGGCGGGGGCCGCCTTTCTCTTCAACCTCCGGCGCTGGCCTTGACGGGGCGGCCGTTGCCCTTCCGGTTGGAAGCCCCGGGAGGCAGGGGCGGCAGCGGGAGGGGCGCGGGAGGAGACAGGTCCGGAACGGACACCGGAGGTGCCCCGGCCGCCAGGGCCTCCGCGCGGGCAATGATGAGGGTGGCCAGGTCCATGCCCGTGGCGGCCTCCATCTCCGGGAGCGCGGGGGAGCTGTTCACCTCGAAGACCTTGGGCTGGCCCTGCACGTCCAGCATGTCCACCGCCGCCACCTCCAGCCCGACCAGCCGGGTGGCCTTCTCCGCGATGGCGCGCTGGCCAGGCGACAGCTCGATGGCCTCCAGGCGTGCGCCCTTGTTGAGGGTGTGCGCCAGACGGCCGGGACGCGGCCTGCGGCGCACCGCGGCCACCGCCTGTCCGCCGACCACGAGCACCCGCACGTCCTGGCCGGAGCTCTTCACGTACTCCTGCATGACGAGGTTGTGGCCCAGGCCCAGCACGGCCTCGAGGGCGGCCTCCAGCGACTGGAGGCTCTCGCACACCATGACGCCGTGCTTCTCCTGGCCCTGCAGCAGCTTCACCAGCACCGGCACGCCGCCGACCAGGCCCACCATCGACTTGAGGTGAGCGGCGTCACGCGCCATCACCGTGGAGGGGATGCTGATGCCGTGCGCGGACAGCAGCTGCAGCGAGCGCATCTTGTTGCGCGACTGCGCAATCGCCTGCGCGTGATTCACCAACGGCACCCCCGACAGGCCGAACTGGTTCACCACCGCGAGGCCATACGTGTTGATGGACTGGGCGATGCGCGGGAGGACGACGTCGGTGGGGGCCAGCTTCTTGCGGTCGTAGTAGAGCGTGGTGCTGGGCCCGTCCAGGTGCATCTGCACCCGGAGCGGGTTGAGCACCCGGACCCGGTGCCCCCGCGCGCGGCCCACCTCGACGAGGCGTCGGGTGGACGGGATGGAAGCGGAGCGCGAGAGGATGGTGGCTTTCATGGGCGGGGCGGCCGGACCGGGCGACGGACCTATAATCCTCGCCCAGGGCCGGGTAAAGCCGCCCCGCGACCAGCCAGGCTAGCGCTGGCGGATTGCCCGGATCTCGATGTTCACCGGCGCGTCCGGCGTGGACGCCTTGATGCGCTCGCAGGTCGCACCGTTGAAGAGCACGCCGCCGTTCGCCTCCACGTTGGCGTCCCACGTGGTCGGGCCGGCCGCGGTGCGCTCACCATCGATGTAGACGACGATGAGCTTGCTGTCGGTAGGCAGCTGCGAGGGGTCCATCCGGATGAGGCAGGGCTCCGGGTTGACGACCTTCTTGCTGATGGCCTCCAGCGCCTGGGCCAGCTCCGCCTGGTTGCCCGCCTGGTAGAAGCCCCGCTGGCACAGCCGCGTGTTGGGGTCGCACGGGTCGTTCGGGCCGCACGACGTCTGGCCCGCCTCGCACGTCCGGGCGAAGCCGCCGGCCCGGGCCATGGCGTCCAGCACCGCGGGGCCATTGCCACCGGCCGTCTCCGCGCCGAAGCCGATGACGATGGTGGTGATGTCCTTCGCCTTCAGCTCCTGCACCGCCTGCACGGAGGCGTCCATGTCCAGGCAGCCGCTGCGCACGAAGCTGCCCGTGCACGCCGACACGCCCGTCTGCGTGCACTTGCACGCCGCGCTGGTGCCGTCGTTGACATTCTGCGGGTTGCAGTTGGGCAGGCCGTCCGTCAGGAGGATGACGAAGTCCGTGCGGTCCTCGGACTGCATCGCCTCCAGGTTCCCCACGAAGCGCAGGCTCAGGCTGGTGGGCGTACCGCCCGAGGGATTGCCCTGACCGAAGTTGGGGATGCCCTGGATGATGGCGTTGATGTCGTTCGCGTGCGCCAGCAGGCCCGCCTCGTCCTCGACCTGCGCGAGCGGCTTGCGCACCGAGTTCGCCGTGGAGGGATTGCAGGACACGGCGCTCGAGGTGGAGCCGCCCGTCTCGGGATAGGTGGTCAGGCCGAAGCGGACGTAGCGGCCGCTGTCCGCGAGGAAGTCGGGAACCGCGGCCTGCAGCTCCGTCCACCGCGTGGGGCAGATGCGGGTGTCGCACGGACTCGACGTGCCGCAGACCACCATCTCGTCACCGTCCTCGACGAGGCAGCTGGGGTTGCTCTTGTTCACCGGGTCCGTCATGGAGCCGGAGGTGTCCACCAGCATCATGATGTTCGGCTTGCGGCCACGCGCAGTGATCGTCTCCTCCACCGTCGTCTGAGCGATGGCGAGCGGCTCCACCGGCTCGAAGTCGTAGGTCTGACAGCCCGCGACGAGGGCACCCGAGAAGGTGCCAAGGGCGAGGGCGCTCAGGAGGGTCAACTTGGCGCGCATAGATGGGGGTTCCTTCTGCTTCTTGAGGGGGACGCGAGCTGCTGCGTATCGACAGAGTACCGCGTCATTCCCGCAGGAGGCTACAGCATTGCCGGACAGGGGCCCGGTCGTCCGGATGCTGCCGGGACGATACAACCACACCCGATATCAACACAGGCAGGCGCCGCGTAGCAGACACACCCACCCGACCGGAGGGCAGGTGCGGGCCTACAGCGCGAGGGTGCGTGCGCCCTCGGTGAGACGCCACAACGAGGCAAGCCCCATCACCTCATCGAGCCTGTCTCGCAGGTCTTCCGGGTCAAAGCCGCAAATCCGCACCGTGGTGTCGCAGGCGATGAGCTTCGCGCCCAGGGCACGTGCCTCTTCCAGCATGCGCGCCGGGGGCAGCACTCCCAGTTGCTCCGCCCGTGTGAGCGCTTCTCGCTCACGCTCGGTGTGTGGCAGGCCGAAGCCTCCGCTCGCGAGCTGGCGCAGCGCATCGAAGGCGAAGACGAAGTACACCTCGTCGCCCATGGCCACGGCGGTAATCCCCATGGAGGCGGCCTGGAAGGCCGGCTCATACGTGGCGTGCTGGAGGAAGAAGAAGACGCGTCCGGCCATGGCGGGAGGACCATACCGGGGTTCGAGTCCGGAGGGTCAATCGGCGTATAACCCGGGGAGTCACCCTTCCGGGGAGCCCCCATGCCGACACCCCTGCCCCCTCGTTCCGGGGCCGTCCCTCCTCGCGGTGCCCGTAGCTCGCGGCGTCGCGCGTGGCATGCAGTGGTCGGCGCCGTGCTGCTCGCCGGCTCCAGCGGCGTGGCCGTGGCGCACACGCGCTTCGCCGTCGAGTCACCTCCCGCGTCCCCTGCCCCCTCGGGCGACCTGCGCGCGCGGGTGCTGGACCTGCTCGCCCGCTCGTCGGGCGGTGCGCGCGAGGAGGCCTGGCGCCGGCTGGGCCCCGAGGCCGTCCCCGTGCTCACCGCGCTCGCAGTGGACCGCGCCACGCCCACCGCGCAGCGTGCGCTGGCCCTGACGTCGCTGGCCCTGGTGGACCCGACGTGCGGCGCCGGCTCCATCCGAGAGGTGCTGGAGGACGCGCGGGCTCCAGCGGACGTGCGTGCCAGCGCGGCGGCGGCGCTGGCCCGGTGCCTGGGGCTGGAGGCCATCCCCACCCTCATCACCCGGCTGAAGGACCGCGAGGACCGCGTGCGCGAGGCGGTGGCGGTGTCGCTCGGGAGGCTGGGCGGCCAGCAGGCACGCCAGGCGCTGGAGGATCAGCTGCCCATGGAGGAGCAGCCCCTCGTCCGCGAGGCGCTCCAGCGCGGGCTCACCCTCGTGGAGCCCTGAAGACGGACTTCCGGGCTCGCGTCGGCCCGGAGCTTCCGTTACATGGGGGCCATGCGGCCTACCGTCCTCCTCTTCGACATCGATGGCACCCTCATCTCCAGCGGAGGCGCGGGGCGCCGCTCCATGGACGTCGCCTTCGAGCAGTTGCACGGCCGCCGGGATGCGTGCGACTCCTTCAGCATGGCCGGGATGACCGACCGCGCCATCGTCCGCAAGGCCCTGCGCATCATCGGCGCGGAGGACTCGCCAGAGGCCATCGACGCGGTCATCGCCGCGTACCTCGCGCACCTCGCCCTGGAGGTGCACAAGGCGGATGACCAGAGCTACCGCGTGTTCCCCGGCATGCGCGAGGCCGTGAAGGCGGCCCGCCTGCGCGAGGGCTTCGCCGTGGGGCTGGGCACCGGCAACGTGCGCCAGGGCGCCCGCGTGAAGCTGGAGCGCGTGGCCATCTACGACCAGTTCGACTTCGGCGGCTTCGGCTGCGACCACGAGGACCGCGTGGAGCTCATCCGCTGCGGCGCGAAGGCCGGCGCGGCCCGGCTGGGCGCGCCCCTGGAGGAGTGCCGCGTGGTCGTCATCGGCGACACGCCCAAGGACGTGCACGCGGCCCGGGGCATCGGCGCCGAGTGCATCGGCGTGGGCACCGGCTCCTACACCGCCCAGGACCTGCTGGACGCCGGCGCCAACGTCGCCTACCCCGACTTCTCGCACCCGGAGGCGCTGACGGTGCTGCTCGGAGGACGCTGAGCCCCTGACCGGCCGCTCCGCGCGGAGCGCCGGGTGTGCTATCTCCCGCCGCCCTTCCGAGGAGCCCGTCGCATGTCGTCCACGCTCGAGTCGTATGAGCTCATCCGCTTCGCCGAGGCCTTCGAGGCCCGGCTCGCCACCGCGGGGGAGATGCTCGCGGGCCGGCCCGGCCTGGAGCCCGAGAAGGGCTGGCTGGCCGCCGCCCTGGAGCTGGTGCGCACCACGCGCGCGCCCTCCGGTGACGTGCTGGACCGGGTGAAGGACCTGCCCGAGCTGGAGGAGGCCCGCGAGGAGTTCGGCTACCACCAGTTGGGCCTGTGGGTGGATGCCCTGGAGAAGCTGCACGCCGGCATCACCTTCACCGCCAGCAGCCGCGCGCCCGTCATCGAGGCGCTGTTTCCGCACGTCAAGTTCGCCCAGCTGCGCCGCGCCCCCCGCGACACCATCCTCGAGTACGCCACGTCGTACGAGCGGCGCACGAAGAGCGCCTACGTGACGCGCATCTTCGCTCGCGACGACTTCGCCCTGGTGCGGCCGGTGATGGAGCAGGTGGCCGCGGCCCACGCGGCGTGGCGCTCCAGCCACGAGCCCGCCCCGCTGACTCCGGAGCAGGAGAACGTGCTGCGCGAGGAGCTGGTCGCGCTGGGCCGGAAGCTCGACGTGGCCCTGCGCCAGGCCCGCCTGCTGTCCGAGGCCGCGCTGGTGCCCGTGCCCAGTGTGCACGAGGCCGCCGGACTCTCCCTCAAGCCCAAGCGCCGCGCCGGACGCGGGCTGGGGCCGTCCGCCGACGAAGGCATGGGAGGCTTCAACGAAGAGCCCGTGGACTCCATGGAGCCGACCGAAGCGGAGCTCGCCGAGGTCGCCGCGCTGGATGCAGGCGGGGAGCCCATCAGGAGGGAGGCCGCCGCTCCGGCGTCCGGGGAGCTGGGTACAGCCCCGGAGGAAGAGGACCGCTCCGCCGACGAGCTGCCGATGGATGACGCGGGTGCTGACGCCGCGGGGGCAGATGACGACTCCGGGAGCACCGTGAGCGAAGAAGGAAAGTCCGCGGCGGACGGAGACCTGGCCGCCACGGCCCCAGCGGCGGCTGAGCGCGCGACCGCTCCGCACGGAGGCACCGGCGCGCGTGGCTCCGCGTCGAACAAGTCCACCGCCTCCAGGCATGGGGGCGAACCGGGCGAGGCTTCCGCCTCGGGCGCGACGGCGCATGGCCCGGCGCAGAACGGAGCCACCGCGTCGGCTGGCGGAGGCAAGGCGGCACGCTCGCGGGCCTCCGCGCCGCCGCCCACCGAGGCCCCGGTCCCAAGCGACACGGACGTCTCCACGGACACCACGGGTCAGGACAGCGCGCCCGAGCCCCGTGGTGCTCGCAAGGGTCGCAAGAAGGCGGAGGCCGCTCCCGCGTCCGAGGCAGAGGCCCCTGTCCCGGCCAGCACGGAGGCCCAGGCGCCTCGCGTGCGGAAGAAGAAGGCGGCGCCCGCTCCGGACGCTTCCGGATCCGATACACCCTGAGCCCCGAGCGCCCCTCGGACCACGCCGTTAGAGGAACCCGGCCATGGCGGACGTCGCCCTTCCCATCGATCCCCTCCTGCCGGAGATCGTCTCCACGCTGCGCGGCGCGCGCTCGCTCGTGCTGGAGGCCCCGCCCGGTGCGGGAAAGACGACGCGCGTGCCTCGCGCGCTGCTGGAGGCCGGGCTCGGACAGAGCAAGGAGATCATCGTCCTCCAGCCCCGCCGCCTGCCTACCCGGCTCGCCGCCCAGCGCGTCTCCGAGGAGCTGGGCGAGCGCGTGGGTGACACCGTCGGCTACCAGGTCCGCTTCGAGGACGTGCGCAGCGCGAAGACGCGCCTGTCCTTCGTCACCGAGGGCGTGCTCGGCCGCCGCCTGCTGTCAGACCCGAAGCTGCGCGACGTGGGCGTCGTCGTGCTCGACGAGTTCCACGAGCGGCACCTGTCCGCGGACATCTCGCTCGCGCTGCTGCGCCGGCTCCAGGAGACCGCGCGCCCCGACCTCAAGGTGGTCGTCATGTCCGCGACCCTGGAGGCCGAGCCCATCCGTGCGTACCTCGGAGGTTGTCCCTCCCTGCGCTCGGAGGGCCGCCGCTTCGACGTGAGCGTGGAGTACCTGCCCACGCCCGACGAGCGGTACCTGGACCAGCAGGTCCTCTCCGGCATCAAGCGCGTGTTCGCCAACGGCCTGGACGGCGACGTGCTCGTCTTCCTCCCCGGCGCAGGTGAAATCCGCCGCGCGCGAGACGCCTGCGCCGAGTTCGCCGAGCGCCACGGCGCCGACGTCCTCCCCCTCCACGGAGACCTGTCCCCCGCGGAGCAGGACCGCGCCGTGCGCCGCAGCCCGCGCCGGAAGATCATCCTCTCCACCAACGTGGCGGAGACGTCCGTCACCATCGACGGCGTGGCCGTCGTCATCGACACGGGCCTGGCGCGCGTGGCCAGCCACTCGCCCTGGTCCGGCCTGCCCCAGCTCAAGCTGGCCAAGGTCAGCCGCGCCTCCGCCATCCAGCGCGCGGGCCGCGCCGGCCGGACCCGCGCCGGCCAGTGCCTGCGCCTCTACACGCAGCACGACTTCGACGGCCGGCCCGAGCAGGAGGCCCCCGAAATCCGCCGCATGGACCTGACGGAGACGGTGCTCGCCCTGCGCGCCTCCGGCGTGACGGACCTGGGTGCCTTCCCCTTCTTCGAGCCCCCGCCCCCCGCTTCGCTCGAAGCCGCGGAGACCCTGCTGCGCCGGCTGGGCGCGGTGGATGCGAAAGGCCTGGTCACCGACGTGGGCCAGCGCCTGCTGCGCTTCCCCGTCCACCCGCGGCAGGCGCGCGTCATCGTCGAGGGCGAGCGCCGGGGCGTGGGCGCCGAGGCCGCCACGCTCGCGGCCCTCATGGGCGAGCGCGACATCCGCCGCGAGGCTCGCGCCAACCTGGGCCCGGGAGGGGGCCGCGCCTCCGCCATCGTCAGCGGGCCCTCCGACCTGCTGGAGCTGCTGGAGCGCTTCCGAGACGCCGAGCGCGCCAACTTCGCCAGCGGGCGCCTGCACTCGCTCTCACTGGAGCAGGGCGCGGTGCAGGCCGTGGACCGCGTCCAGAAGCAGCTGCGGCGCGCGGTGCGGACGCAGGGCGAGCGGCCCCACCGTGCCGAGGACGTGGAGCAGGCGCTAATGCTCAGCGTGCTCGCCGGCTACCCGGACCGCGTGGCCCGCCGGCGCCGCCCGCGCGCACCCGAGCTGCTCCTCTTCGGCGGCGGCACCGTGTCCCTCTCCGAGGTGAGCGTGGTGCAGGACGCCGACCTCATGGTGGCCGTGGACGCCGAGGAGCGTCCGGGCCGCGGCGCCATGGTCCGCATCGCCAGCGCCGTGGAGCCCGAGTGGCTGCTCGACCTCTACCCCGACGCGCTGGAGGAGGTGGACACCCTCCAGTGGAACGCCGAGGCCCGCCGCGTGGAGCGCCTCACGCGCCTGTCCTACGGCAACCTCGTGCTGGAGGAGACGCGCACCCCTGCCCCGCCCTCCGAGGCCACCGCTCGCGTCCTCGTCGAGGCCGCGCTCGCCGCCGGCCCGGGGAAGTTCGCGGACCCGGAGGCGCTGGAGCAGTGGCGCACCCGCGTCGCGCTGCTCGCCCAGGCCTTCCCCGAAGCGAAGTTCCCCGCCGTGGACGACACTTTCCTGCGCGATGCCCTGGCCTCGCTGTGCTCGGACGCGCGCAGCTTCAAGGACCTGGAGGGCGTGTCGCTGCTCGACGCCCTCTATGCCCGGCTCACCTCCGAGCAGCAGCGGCTGCTGGCCACGCACGCTCCGGAGCGCGTGACGCTGCCCGGTGGCCGGGGCGTCAAGGTGCACTACGAGCCGGGCAAGCCGCCCTGGGTGGAGTCCCGCCTGCAGGACTTCTTCGGCATGGCGCAGGGCCCCAACGTCTGCGCGGGCCGCGTGCCGCTCGTGCTGCACCTGCTCGCGCCCAACATGCGCGCGGTGCAGGTCACCACGGACCTGGCCGGCTTCTGGGAGCGGCACTACCCCGCCATCCGCAAGGAGCTGTGCCGCAAGTACCCGCGACACTCGTGGCCGGAGGACCCGCGCCACGCACAGCCGCCCGCGCCCAGGCCGCCGCGCCGCTGACAGCGGTCGGGCGTCGGCTCCGGCGCCCGGCCACTACAGGCGCTTGTGCATCTCCAGGTGGTCGATGCCGGCTTCCTGGAACACGGCGCCCACGGCCTCGTAGCCGTGCTTCTTGTAGAACTCGAGCGCGTACAGCTGCGCGTGCAGCATGATGCCGGTGACGCCCCGCCGCCGCGCCTCGTTCTCCAGCTCCGTCAGCAGCAGGGAGCCCACGCGCGCCTTGCGGTGCGCCTGGAGCACCGCCATGCGGCCAATCTGTCCCCACGTGCCCGTCTGGTTCGCTGGAGGTTGGGGCAGCATGACGAGCCGACCCGTGCCGATGGCGTGACCGCCCTGGTTCGCGATGACGTGGTAGGCGTTGGCGTCCTCGGCGTCCCGCTCGATGCCTTCGGGGACGTGCTGCTCCTCGATGAACACCACCTCGCGGATGGCGAGCGCCTGCATGAGCTCCGCCTCACCCTGGATCTGGGTGATGGTGACGGGCGCGGATGTATCCGTGGGAGAAGCCATGTCGTGGGCAAGGTACACAAAAGACCGCGAGGCCAACAGGCGGAAAAGCTCCCCGGCATGTCAAGGTCCGGCCTGTATGCCAAGCCAGCATCCGGCGGCCGGCCGTCTATCCCTGGCCGGCTTCTATTTCTTCTATTACGCGGCAGTGGGAATCGTCCTGCCCTTCCTGCCTGCATATCTCAAGTCGCTGTCGCTCTCGACGACGCAGGTGGGGCTGCTGCTGGCCATCAATCCGCTGGTCTCGCTGCTCGCTCCCCCACTGTGGGGTCACCTGGCCGACCGCACCGGGCGCGCCTCGCGCATCCTCACCGTGCTGGCATCCGGAGCGGTGCTCGCGTTCTCACTGCTGCTGCTGGCGCGAGAGTTCCCCGCCCTGGTGGCGTCGCTCGTCACGTACGCCTTCTTCGTGACGTCCTTCACGCCTCTCATCGATAGCCTGGCGCTGCACCATGTCGCTCGCGCTGGCGGCAGCTATGCCCACCTGCGGCTGTTCGGCTCGCTGGGCTTCATCGCCTCCAGCGTGGGGTTCGGCCTGCTGGTGACGCGGGTGGACCGGATCACCGTCATCACGGCCCTGGGCCTGCTGGCGCTGCTGCTCGCGTGGAGCTTCACGCTGCGGGACACGCCCGCATCGGGCGATGTCCGGCCGCACCCACTGGCCGGAGTGAAGCTGCTGCGACACAGGGACTTCCGCTGGATGCTTTCGGCCACATGCCTGCACTGGATGGCCTGCGCGCCCTACCACGGCACGCTCTCCATCCACGTCACCGCGCTCGGGCTGTCACCCGCCGTGGTGGGCGTGACGGCGGGCGCGGGCGTGGTGGCGGAGGTGGTGGTGATGGCGCTCTACCCGCGCCTGGCGGCGCGCTTCGCCCCCCGCCACGTGCTGGCCCTGGCCTTCGCGTCGAGCGCGCTGCGCTGGGCTGGCATGGCGCTGACGTCGTCCGCGGGGGTGCTGGTGGGGCTCGCGCCACTGCACGGGCTGACCTTCGGCGCCTTCTACGTGGCCAGCGTCGCCTTCCTCGCGCGCCGCGTGCCTCCGGAGCTGCGGGCGTCGGGACAGGCGCTGTTCGCCGCCGTCACCTTCGGCATGGGAGGACTGGTGGGGTATGCCGGCTCGGGGGCCGCGTATGACTGGCTGGGGGGACACCGGCTGTTCGCCGTGGCGGCCGGGCTGGAACTGGTGGCCCTCTTCCTGGTGCTCCAGGCCTCGCCACCGGGGGAGCCGGAGGTGCGGCCCTCGCGGGGCGCGGTGGAAGGGCCGGGGCCTCTTCCCCAGGAGGCCCCGTGATAGGCTGGGGGCGTCATGCGTTCCGCCCCACTGCTCGCACTCGCCCTGGGCCTGCTGGCCATGCCCGCCGCCGCCCAGCCGGAGTTCTTCTTCGGTACCGGCCAGCCCCCCGTCTTCCGCGAGGAGGACATGGACAAGCGCTTCACGCGCACGCGGATGTACCAGGCACTGCGCCAGGGCACCAACGACCCCAACTGCGCGCAGGTGCTGGGGGCGATGCTCACGCTGCTCGGTGAGACGGCGCCGCTGTTCCACAAGCGCGACGAGAACTTCATGCTGGAGCCGGTGCTGGTCCAGGCGCTGAGCACCCAGCTCGTCAACCCGCGCTTCCCGGGCAACGCCTTCTTCGTCGCCATGGTGCGGCGGGCGCTCATCGAGCAGAAGCTGCCCCCCGAGTGGCTCGTCACCGCGCAGGCGCTGGCGCCGTACTACCCCGCCATGGACATGGGCAAGCTGCGCTTCCTGTCCGACGGCGTGAAGCCGCTGGACAGCTTCCTGCTCACCCTGCCCGTGCTGCGGCAGCGGTATTCCGAGGACGTGCAGCGCGCCACCTCCGTCGCCGCGTCCACCGCCGAGGCCCTCTTCCGCGACAACTACCTGGACCACGAGCTGGCCTTCGCCAACGTCGAGGTCATCGACGTGAAGCTGGAGAAGCCGAAGAAGAAGCGGCTCAAGAAGGGCGAGGAGCCGGAGAAGCCGATGATGGTGGCCCGCCTCGTCTGGGTGGAGCCGGAGCCGCCTTCGACGACGCAGTACGAGTTCCAGTTCGGCAAGCCCCGCCAGCGCGCCAAGGTGGAGCTCACCGCGAAGCTCCTGGACTCGCAGTACGTCGACCTCAACAAGCTGCTCCGGGGGACCAAGGTCCTCGTGCGGGGCCGCTTCTGGGATTACAAGAAGGGGATGACCGCCATCGAGCTGCGAGACGCGCTGCTGTTCCCCGAGCGCGACTGGTCGCAGGTCTCCGGCCTGGTGGACCCGGCCGCGCTCGCCGCCTGCCCCCTGGCCGTCAATGACCTGACGGGCATGGCCGCCGTCCAGCCGGGAGCCTTCGGCAAGACACCGCGCTGACGGGCATCCCGCTCCCGGACGCCCATCCGTCCTCCCGCACGGCCTTCTCCAGCGCCACGAGAGGGCACCCGTCCTGGCACGGCCCCTGCTCTCCCCGCGCCACCCACGCGAGGGAGGGCAGCCATGAAGGTCGACGCGCCAGAGTCTCAACCCGCACCCGAGAAGCAGGCCCCCGACGGAGCCCGGTTCAGGAAGGCGCTCCAGGAGGCGGACTCGCGCCGGCCCGCGCCCACCGGAGGAGCCGCCGTCCGTGCCCCTGGAGCTCCCGGAAGGGCGCCCCCCGCGGGGCAGCTCTCGCGGCCTCTCGCGCCCGCCTCCACCGCGCGTGCAGCAGGCCCCGTCCTCGCCACCGCGCGGGGCGCCCTGGCCAGCCCGGAGAACCTCACCCGGACGCGCCAGGTGATGCACGTGGAGGCGCAGCGCCTGGGCACCGTCCGCGGCGAGGCCAGCACCCACGTCCAGGAGCGCAACGAGCACCGCCTCACCGACCTCATCGCTCGCGAGCTGTCGCGCGACCCACGGGCCACGCCTCCTCCGCTCGCCGATGCGCGTTCGCCTTCCGTGGCCCCTCCCCCCGAGACGCGGCGGGAAGGAATGGACGTTCCATTCCAGGAAGGTCGCGGGGTGGCGGTGGTGGGGCCGGGAGGCTCCGGAGCGGCCAATACCCAGGAGGTGCCCGCGGCGACGCGTGCCGAGGCAGCCCTGGAGCTCATCCAGCGCATCGAGGTCTTCGTGAAGTCCCAGCGGCCAGCGCTCAGCCTCAGCCTTCGCGGCGGCCTGGAGGCCACGGTGGAGGTAGAGCGGACGGGCCCGCGCGAGGTGGCGCTGCGCATCCAGGGACACCGGGGGCCGGTGCCGA encodes the following:
- the rlmB gene encoding 23S rRNA (guanosine(2251)-2'-O)-methyltransferase RlmB, translated to MYGVNPALEALRAKPDEVERLFLVEGQLGARAAGELLSRARDAGIRVEKVTRERLASLAEGGVHQGVVVELRGYKYAELEDVLEAAKASGQPPLVVVLDGIQDPHNLGAIIRSANALGAHGVVIAKDRAVQVTGTVAKASAGAVEHCLIARVVNVSRALEELKEAGLWVAAADVEATEPMWSARLDGPLALVVGAEGAGVREGVLKHCDFRLRIPMTGQVGSLNASVSAGILLYEVARQRGNAAVR
- a CDS encoding HEAT repeat domain-containing protein, with amino-acid sequence MVGAVLLAGSSGVAVAHTRFAVESPPASPAPSGDLRARVLDLLARSSGGAREEAWRRLGPEAVPVLTALAVDRATPTAQRALALTSLALVDPTCGAGSIREVLEDARAPADVRASAAAALARCLGLEAIPTLITRLKDREDRVREAVAVSLGRLGGQQARQALEDQLPMEEQPLVREALQRGLTLVEP
- a CDS encoding ATP-grasp domain-containing protein; the encoded protein is MKATILSRSASIPSTRRLVEVGRARGHRVRVLNPLRVQMHLDGPSTTLYYDRKKLAPTDVVLPRIAQSINTYGLAVVNQFGLSGVPLVNHAQAIAQSRNKMRSLQLLSAHGISIPSTVMARDAAHLKSMVGLVGGVPVLVKLLQGQEKHGVMVCESLQSLEAALEAVLGLGHNLVMQEYVKSSGQDVRVLVVGGQAVAAVRRRPRPGRLAHTLNKGARLEAIELSPGQRAIAEKATRLVGLEVAAVDMLDVQGQPKVFEVNSSPALPEMEAATGMDLATLIIARAEALAAGAPPVSVPDLSPPAPLPLPPLPPGASNRKGNGRPVKASAGG
- a CDS encoding HAD family hydrolase translates to MGAMRPTVLLFDIDGTLISSGGAGRRSMDVAFEQLHGRRDACDSFSMAGMTDRAIVRKALRIIGAEDSPEAIDAVIAAYLAHLALEVHKADDQSYRVFPGMREAVKAARLREGFAVGLGTGNVRQGARVKLERVAIYDQFDFGGFGCDHEDRVELIRCGAKAGAARLGAPLEECRVVVIGDTPKDVHAARGIGAECIGVGTGSYTAQDLLDAGANVAYPDFSHPEALTVLLGGR
- the cglB gene encoding adventurous gliding motility lipoprotein CglB encodes the protein MRAKLTLLSALALGTFSGALVAGCQTYDFEPVEPLAIAQTTVEETITARGRKPNIMMLVDTSGSMTDPVNKSNPSCLVEDGDEMVVCGTSSPCDTRICPTRWTELQAAVPDFLADSGRYVRFGLTTYPETGGSTSSAVSCNPSTANSVRKPLAQVEDEAGLLAHANDINAIIQGIPNFGQGNPSGGTPTSLSLRFVGNLEAMQSEDRTDFVILLTDGLPNCNPQNVNDGTSAACKCTQTGVSACTGSFVRSGCLDMDASVQAVQELKAKDITTIVIGFGAETAGGNGPAVLDAMARAGGFARTCEAGQTSCGPNDPCDPNTRLCQRGFYQAGNQAELAQALEAISKKVVNPEPCLIRMDPSQLPTDSKLIVVYIDGERTAAGPTTWDANVEANGGVLFNGATCERIKASTPDAPVNIEIRAIRQR